In Candidatus Bathyarchaeia archaeon, one genomic interval encodes:
- a CDS encoding nucleoside hydrolase, with product MKKIILDTDIGTDVDDALALALAIKSRKDVEIRAVTTVHGDVNLRAKIAKKMLKISGLEHVPVATGIAQPLMRDRPILGWAGHEGKGFLTPEDNELKPCETHAVDLIISEIMSMKGEITVVAVGPLTNLAAAIIKEPKIAENIMEIVVMGGVTRLFNGLNLPYREHNILCDPEAAKIVFSSGAPITMVPLDVTLKVYIERKDLDKISAAKSPLTDAIVSMVEEYLRIVNRDYTWLHDPLALAVSINPNLVRMMDMKILVETRGEYTTGQTVALPAKLGEKAVKVCVDVNVDGFKEFFMKRICMNNM from the coding sequence TTGAAGAAAATAATTCTTGACACCGATATTGGAACTGATGTTGATGATGCTTTAGCGTTGGCTCTCGCCATAAAGTCTAGGAAAGACGTAGAGATAAGGGCGGTAACAACCGTTCACGGAGATGTTAATTTAAGAGCGAAAATAGCTAAGAAAATGCTGAAAATTTCTGGGTTAGAGCATGTTCCAGTAGCTACGGGGATAGCGCAACCGTTAATGAGGGATAGGCCAATCTTAGGGTGGGCTGGACATGAAGGTAAAGGATTTCTAACCCCTGAAGATAATGAACTAAAACCATGTGAGACCCACGCAGTTGACCTAATAATCTCAGAGATAATGTCTATGAAGGGTGAAATTACAGTGGTCGCCGTAGGGCCTTTGACGAATCTTGCCGCCGCCATAATAAAGGAGCCGAAGATAGCTGAAAACATTATGGAGATAGTGGTTATGGGTGGCGTGACCAGGCTCTTTAACGGTTTAAATCTTCCCTACAGAGAACACAATATCTTATGTGATCCTGAAGCCGCAAAGATAGTTTTCAGCTCCGGGGCCCCGATAACAATGGTTCCGCTCGATGTGACATTAAAAGTCTATATTGAACGAAAAGACTTAGACAAGATTTCGGCAGCTAAATCCCCCCTAACGGACGCGATAGTTTCGATGGTTGAAGAATACTTAAGAATAGTGAATAGAGACTACACTTGGCTCCACGACCCCTTAGCGTTAGCTGTTTCAATAAATCCTAACTTAGTGAGAATGATGGACATGAAGATACTTGTGGAGACTAGAGGAGAATATACTACTGGGCAGACAGTAGCTTTGCCAGCTAAACTAGGAGAGAAAGCCGTGAAAGTTTGCGTGGATGTAAATGTGGATGGGTTCAAGGAGTTTTTTATGAAGAGAATTTGCATGAACAACATGTAG
- a CDS encoding Lsm family RNA-binding protein: MSAAERRFITEISSLIDKTVSVITVDGKTYVGTLVGINPANLSLCLSDARDEKGQVIPKIVLSGGRVAEILSIKKPFDLKGLAERLERVFPRMVKLYEKEGFIWVMDKIKVTEDGVVEGTGPAAERVQKVYQQFLQEVKEE, translated from the coding sequence ATGTCTGCGGCTGAAAGAAGATTCATTACTGAAATTTCCTCGCTTATTGATAAAACAGTTAGCGTTATAACCGTCGATGGGAAAACATATGTTGGCACGCTTGTCGGAATAAACCCAGCTAATCTGAGCCTATGCCTATCAGACGCTAGGGATGAGAAGGGTCAGGTTATACCAAAAATAGTGTTGAGCGGAGGTAGAGTCGCCGAAATCCTATCGATCAAGAAGCCCTTTGACCTTAAGGGTTTAGCGGAAAGGCTTGAAAGGGTTTTCCCGAGAATGGTTAAGCTTTACGAGAAGGAGGGCTTCATATGGGTTATGGATAAAATCAAGGTGACAGAAGACGGTGTTGTAGAAGGGACGGGACCAGCCGCCGAGAGGGTTCAAAAGGTTTATCAGCAGTTCTTACAGGAAGTAAAAGAAGAGTGA
- the tgtA gene encoding tRNA guanosine(15) transglycosylase TgtA, with protein MVEFEIRERDLLARIGRLKTKSGTIETPVFLPVINPAKEVVKPRELWEDFNCKALITNAYIVKKHFGEEARMKGIHRILEYPGVVMTDSGAYQILVYGSLNVTNEEIIRYQEEINTDIATILDMPTGWDVSVDYARYTVEETLKRARELENIRGRSDIVWVGPIQGGRYIDLVAASAREMGKLPFDIHALGSPTPVMEQYLFDVLVDMIVAAKMNAPVERAFHLFGAGHPMMFSLAVALGCDLFDSAAYSLFARENRYLTDYGTIRLEEIKYFPCSCPVCVKRSPSDLMEMPSDERERELSKHNLHVCFAEIKRVKQAIVEGRLWEYLEMKAHAHPSLLKALKSMRKHSEYIEKNSLCVKKKGLFFFGSIDLSRPEVIRHNRRLKERYVPPERARVLILIPDSETKSTRGRKYVKRVVSKSCRRLNVDLNAIHVCFYSPPFGVIPIELSETYPLYQYEYAYPPDAETIEYVAEKILEYVAASPYRKIIVLVEKGSWNDKLVKSFIERFYEREIKAEILTLDMSSLKVE; from the coding sequence ATGGTGGAGTTCGAGATTCGCGAAAGAGATCTACTTGCAAGGATAGGAAGGCTTAAAACTAAGAGCGGGACAATCGAGACTCCAGTGTTCCTGCCAGTTATAAATCCGGCTAAAGAGGTGGTGAAGCCTAGAGAATTATGGGAAGATTTTAACTGCAAAGCCCTAATAACTAATGCTTACATTGTCAAGAAACATTTTGGCGAAGAAGCTAGGATGAAAGGGATACATAGAATACTTGAATATCCAGGCGTCGTTATGACTGATTCTGGAGCCTACCAGATTCTCGTTTACGGCAGCTTAAACGTGACTAATGAGGAAATCATAAGATATCAGGAGGAGATAAACACCGATATTGCAACCATTCTAGACATGCCGACCGGCTGGGACGTCTCAGTCGACTATGCTAGATACACTGTTGAGGAGACATTGAAGAGGGCGAGAGAGCTAGAAAATATTAGAGGTAGGTCTGATATAGTTTGGGTTGGCCCAATTCAGGGTGGACGATACATAGATCTCGTTGCCGCCTCAGCTAGGGAGATGGGGAAGCTCCCATTCGACATACATGCCTTAGGAAGCCCGACACCAGTCATGGAGCAATACTTGTTTGATGTGCTAGTTGACATGATAGTTGCAGCTAAAATGAACGCCCCGGTGGAAAGAGCCTTCCACCTATTCGGGGCCGGGCACCCCATGATGTTTTCTTTGGCGGTTGCCTTAGGCTGCGATCTTTTCGACTCAGCGGCTTACTCGCTTTTCGCCCGTGAGAACAGGTATTTGACAGATTATGGAACAATTCGCCTAGAGGAGATTAAGTATTTTCCATGCTCTTGCCCCGTCTGCGTAAAGCGTAGTCCAAGCGATCTCATGGAGATGCCGAGCGACGAGAGAGAAAGAGAGCTAAGTAAGCACAATTTGCACGTATGTTTCGCTGAGATTAAGAGGGTGAAGCAGGCTATAGTTGAGGGCAGGTTATGGGAGTATTTGGAGATGAAAGCGCATGCTCACCCCTCACTTCTTAAGGCATTAAAAAGCATGCGGAAACACAGCGAATATATCGAGAAAAACAGCCTCTGCGTAAAGAAGAAGGGTCTATTTTTCTTCGGCTCGATTGATTTGAGCCGACCTGAGGTTATTCGGCACAACAGAAGATTAAAAGAGAGATATGTTCCTCCAGAGCGAGCCAGAGTTTTAATTCTAATTCCTGATTCTGAAACAAAGAGCACCCGCGGGCGGAAATACGTCAAGAGAGTTGTCTCGAAAAGCTGTAGAAGGTTAAACGTGGATTTAAACGCTATTCACGTATGCTTTTATTCGCCGCCATTTGGAGTCATACCGATTGAGTTATCTGAAACTTACCCGCTGTATCAGTATGAGTATGCCTATCCGCCAGACGCTGAAACCATTGAATATGTTGCTGAAAAGATTTTAGAATATGTTGCCGCATCCCCATATAGGAAAATCATTGTATTAGTGGAAAAAGGGTCTTGGAACGATAAACTAGTAAAGTCGTTCATCGAAAGATTTTATGAAAGAGAGATTAAAGCGGAGATATTAACTTTGGATATGAGTTCTCTAAAAGTAGAGTGA
- a CDS encoding sugar phosphate nucleotidyltransferase, with translation MKAVVLAAGEGQRLRPLTLTRPKHMIPVGGKPILEHLINALKISEIEEILIVVNYKAETIRAYFGDGSKHGVKIRYVVQESVAGTADAVRAVEKYVGDEDFLTVNGDLLVSNDVIKSVVHMHKKDSSIATLTAVQVERPEDYGVLKVDCGKLIDIVEKPSERNIGNLVNAGIYVFSTKIFDFIARTEPSQRGEVEITGSIRLAIKEGEKISVVEVPSDKWLDIGRPWDLFDANMRVLKNIKPDILGRVEEGVHIKGPVFIGNDALIRSGSYIEGPVFIGDGCDIGPNCYIRPYTSIGRNVRIGNACEVKGSILMDNVHVGHLSYIGDSIIGENCNLGAGFISANLRFDKKTIRVSVRGEKVDSGRIKIGVIMGDNVMTGVGTLFMPGVTVGCNSWIGPNIVVYRDVPPDTILTLEQQIKCKKLGAAQ, from the coding sequence ATGAAAGCTGTCGTGCTGGCTGCTGGTGAGGGTCAAAGGCTTAGACCCTTAACCCTCACTCGTCCAAAACACATGATACCGGTTGGCGGGAAGCCGATTTTAGAGCACTTGATAAACGCGCTTAAAATCTCTGAGATAGAGGAGATTTTGATCGTTGTTAACTATAAAGCTGAGACTATAAGAGCCTATTTCGGTGACGGCTCTAAGCATGGGGTCAAAATAAGATATGTTGTTCAAGAGAGTGTTGCTGGGACAGCTGACGCTGTTCGCGCCGTAGAGAAATATGTCGGAGACGAAGACTTTCTGACAGTTAATGGCGACCTACTCGTATCGAACGACGTGATAAAATCCGTTGTCCACATGCACAAAAAAGATTCTTCAATCGCCACTTTAACTGCTGTTCAAGTTGAACGGCCAGAAGATTATGGTGTGTTAAAGGTGGATTGTGGGAAACTGATCGACATAGTCGAGAAACCCTCCGAGAGAAATATAGGTAATCTTGTCAATGCAGGGATCTATGTTTTCTCAACGAAAATATTTGATTTTATAGCGCGTACCGAACCATCCCAGAGAGGAGAGGTCGAGATAACAGGCTCTATCCGATTAGCCATAAAGGAGGGCGAAAAGATTTCAGTTGTGGAAGTTCCCAGCGATAAATGGCTCGATATTGGTCGGCCTTGGGATCTTTTTGACGCCAACATGCGTGTTCTAAAGAATATTAAGCCAGATATTCTGGGAAGAGTTGAAGAAGGAGTGCACATTAAAGGCCCTGTCTTCATAGGTAACGATGCGCTTATTCGCTCCGGATCATATATTGAGGGGCCGGTTTTCATTGGCGATGGATGCGATATTGGCCCAAACTGCTATATACGCCCATATACGAGCATAGGGAGAAACGTTAGGATTGGAAACGCATGTGAAGTTAAGGGCAGCATACTGATGGATAATGTCCATGTAGGGCACCTCTCATACATAGGCGACAGCATAATAGGAGAGAACTGCAATCTAGGCGCAGGGTTTATTTCAGCTAATCTCCGCTTCGACAAGAAAACTATTCGCGTAAGCGTTAGAGGAGAAAAAGTCGATAGTGGTAGAATAAAGATAGGTGTAATTATGGGCGATAACGTGATGACAGGTGTAGGCACCTTATTTATGCCTGGCGTAACCGTTGGCTGTAATAGCTGGATTGGGCCAAATATTGTTGTTTACAGAGATGTACCTCCGGATACTATTCTCACATTAGAGCAGCAAATTAAATGCAAGAAGCTGGGCGCTGCACAATAA
- a CDS encoding PAC2 family protein, whose translation MVCEIKIYERPKLTNPVLIEGLPGIGLVANIAVAYLIKKLNAKLFCEIKSSYFHDMAITDESGLLKHPINQLYYFRGDEAGERDLILLHGNTQALTLRGQYELCGRILDIAESLGCGFVISLGGYRPGRTVIKPKLYFAASDNETAKIARDLGVEPLKISIFGVAGLLIGMCRIRGIRGLCLLSETPGNYPDKEAAIELLKALSQILKIKVDFTNLGNLEDLISVLSPFDFGALSKRGERGARPEWFI comes from the coding sequence TTGGTTTGCGAGATAAAAATATATGAGCGCCCCAAATTAACTAATCCCGTCCTCATAGAGGGGCTTCCGGGAATAGGGCTCGTAGCAAACATAGCAGTAGCTTACCTCATAAAAAAGCTTAATGCAAAACTTTTCTGCGAAATTAAGTCTTCCTACTTCCATGACATGGCCATCACCGATGAATCTGGGCTCTTAAAACATCCAATTAACCAACTATATTACTTTAGAGGAGATGAGGCTGGAGAACGGGACCTAATACTTTTGCATGGAAATACACAAGCGCTCACGTTACGCGGCCAATACGAGCTCTGCGGACGGATACTTGACATAGCCGAGAGCTTAGGTTGCGGCTTCGTTATATCTCTTGGAGGCTATAGGCCCGGCAGAACCGTCATTAAACCAAAGCTCTATTTCGCGGCTTCAGATAACGAGACAGCTAAAATCGCTAGAGATTTAGGCGTCGAACCCCTTAAAATCAGCATCTTCGGTGTGGCTGGCCTTTTAATAGGCATGTGCAGGATACGTGGCATTAGAGGTCTATGCCTACTATCAGAGACCCCGGGAAACTATCCAGATAAAGAAGCGGCCATCGAGCTCTTAAAGGCTCTGTCTCAAATACTGAAAATTAAGGTTGATTTCACCAATCTAGGTAACTTGGAAGACTTGATAAGTGTCCTATCGCCCTTCGACTTCGGTGCGTTATCTAAGAGAGGAGAGCGAGGGGCTAGGCCGGAATGGTTTATATAA
- a CDS encoding uroporphyrinogen decarboxylase family protein, with protein MDNNFDRLETILRLEGEPDRVPFYDLFADPEIIEAVTGRQLPLQQASQAEAAGGRMVTLSSDQMKSIARAENQQKIIRDLERSFRVQVDFYSKLGYDYVVLHLPSPFPRWNVLLADDTAPLTRHKRTWQDENRGTIENREDFEKYCWPDLSDVENACILLLDILRGFLPQGMKIVPLTPGGVLENVMWLMGSINFFKALYMDRSLIENMFQKIGPVISFYCSICSEDKSVGAISMGDDMGYKTGPMIHPDLLRKYVFPWHRKCVESVHRHGKPFILHSCGNLKIVMDDLIEYVGIDAKHSYEDASYPVVEYKRLYGDRIAVLGGVDMDKLVRAPLGDFEKYVKSIIHECAPGGGYALGCGNTAANYIRLENYLLMFNIGRKYGKYPLRC; from the coding sequence ATGGATAACAATTTTGATCGGTTAGAAACTATTCTGCGTCTTGAGGGAGAGCCTGACAGGGTGCCATTCTATGATCTGTTCGCTGACCCAGAAATCATAGAAGCTGTAACAGGGCGGCAGCTGCCGTTACAACAAGCATCTCAGGCTGAAGCCGCTGGCGGTCGGATGGTGACATTATCTTCTGATCAAATGAAATCCATAGCTAGAGCGGAGAATCAGCAAAAGATTATTAGAGACTTGGAGCGTAGTTTTAGGGTTCAAGTGGACTTCTACTCGAAGCTGGGGTACGATTATGTTGTTCTTCATTTACCTTCCCCCTTCCCTAGGTGGAACGTTTTGCTAGCTGATGACACTGCGCCGCTAACCCGCCATAAGAGGACGTGGCAGGATGAAAATAGAGGTACTATAGAGAACAGGGAGGACTTTGAGAAATATTGTTGGCCAGATCTAAGCGATGTAGAGAACGCGTGCATATTGCTACTAGATATTTTAAGGGGATTTCTGCCTCAGGGAATGAAGATAGTGCCGTTAACACCGGGCGGTGTTTTGGAGAATGTTATGTGGCTTATGGGTTCAATAAACTTCTTTAAAGCATTATACATGGATAGATCTCTGATCGAAAATATGTTTCAGAAAATCGGGCCTGTGATATCTTTTTATTGCAGCATATGTTCTGAGGATAAGTCTGTGGGCGCAATATCCATGGGCGATGATATGGGTTATAAAACTGGGCCGATGATTCATCCAGATCTGCTGAGAAAATATGTTTTTCCATGGCATAGGAAATGTGTGGAAAGCGTGCATAGGCATGGGAAACCATTTATATTACATAGCTGCGGAAACCTGAAGATCGTTATGGATGACTTGATCGAGTATGTTGGAATAGACGCTAAACACTCGTATGAGGATGCTTCTTACCCAGTTGTAGAATATAAGAGACTATATGGTGACCGGATAGCGGTTCTCGGGGGCGTCGATATGGACAAGCTCGTCAGAGCCCCTCTCGGAGACTTCGAAAAATATGTTAAGAGCATCATACATGAGTGTGCTCCGGGCGGAGGCTACGCTTTGGGTTGCGGAAACACTGCCGCCAACTATATTCGACTGGAAAATTACCTGTTGATGTTTAATATTGGCAGGAAATATGGTAAGTATCCTCTCAGATGTTAG
- a CDS encoding CoA pyrophosphatase: MRKLDAIGRNLKPFSNYRESAANAAVSILLRVRESDIYLLIVKRAESPRDPWSGHFSLPGGKREAEDRDLLETAVRETIEETGIDLKESILLGAVEPERSKSNPSIMVLPFVFLLESEPEIKLNKRELERCVWVSLSELLNNEKAIEVGSETQPAFIVGDIVIWGLTYRILKKAFQNMKDS; encoded by the coding sequence TTGAGGAAACTTGATGCGATAGGCAGAAACTTAAAGCCCTTCTCCAACTATAGGGAAAGCGCGGCAAATGCCGCAGTATCTATTCTACTTAGAGTGCGCGAGTCAGACATATATTTATTGATTGTGAAAAGAGCTGAATCTCCAAGGGATCCATGGTCTGGCCACTTCTCTCTTCCAGGAGGGAAACGCGAGGCGGAAGATAGGGATTTACTGGAGACAGCGGTTAGGGAGACTATTGAGGAGACCGGTATAGATCTTAAGGAAAGTATTCTTCTCGGCGCGGTGGAGCCGGAGAGGTCTAAGTCAAATCCTAGCATCATGGTTCTTCCCTTCGTCTTTCTGCTCGAAAGTGAACCAGAAATAAAGCTGAATAAACGTGAGTTAGAAAGATGTGTTTGGGTATCTCTAAGCGAACTGCTTAATAACGAAAAAGCTATTGAGGTTGGCTCCGAAACACAGCCCGCGTTCATTGTCGGAGACATAGTAATATGGGGGTTGACGTACAGAATCCTAAAGAAAGCTTTTCAAAACATGAAAGACTCCTAG
- a CDS encoding fumarylacetoacetate hydrolase family protein encodes MNNEVVDITEACEDPLRSFLDLASKANETGKSIDDFLTDLIEKKSGNLPAYSYKKIESGEDNFRLLIPIVPPEVWGCGVTYRRSREARERETSVKSVYDLVYSAARPEIFFKATAHRCVGPGEEIYVRGDSKRNIPEAELAFILGSNQEILGFTAGNDVSSRDIESENPLYLPQAKIFDRCCALGPSILTIDEAGKEPKLRVECRVFRSGKIVFEGATSTAEMKRSIEELRSYLCKYNTVPPGSVCLTGTGIIPPDDFSLMSGDIVEITIEKIGSLRNPVKQLQPIS; translated from the coding sequence ATGAATAATGAAGTGGTCGATATAACTGAAGCGTGTGAAGACCCTTTACGCTCCTTCCTAGATCTAGCGTCTAAAGCAAACGAGACCGGCAAATCTATCGACGATTTTCTTACAGATCTTATTGAGAAAAAATCCGGCAATCTCCCAGCATACTCGTACAAGAAGATTGAAAGTGGAGAAGACAATTTTCGGCTTTTAATACCCATTGTTCCACCAGAGGTCTGGGGTTGCGGCGTAACATATAGGCGGAGCAGGGAGGCGAGAGAGCGAGAAACTAGCGTGAAGAGCGTCTATGACTTAGTTTATAGCGCTGCAAGGCCGGAAATCTTCTTTAAGGCCACGGCTCATCGTTGCGTAGGACCCGGGGAGGAGATATATGTGAGAGGGGATTCGAAACGAAATATTCCAGAAGCAGAGCTCGCATTTATCTTAGGATCTAACCAAGAAATCCTCGGCTTCACAGCTGGCAACGATGTTTCTTCAAGAGACATAGAGAGCGAGAACCCGCTTTACCTTCCGCAGGCAAAAATATTTGATAGATGCTGCGCTCTAGGTCCATCAATCCTGACGATTGATGAAGCCGGAAAGGAGCCTAAACTGCGTGTAGAATGCAGAGTTTTCAGGTCTGGAAAAATAGTTTTCGAGGGCGCAACAAGCACGGCAGAAATGAAGCGAAGCATAGAAGAGCTTAGATCATATCTCTGCAAATATAACACTGTCCCACCGGGCTCCGTGTGCCTAACTGGAACCGGAATAATTCCTCCAGATGACTTCTCTTTAATGAGTGGAGACATCGTTGAAATAACCATCGAAAAAATCGGGTCTTTAAGAAACCCGGTTAAACAGCTTCAACCCATCTCCTAA
- a CDS encoding NAD(P)H-dependent oxidoreductase has product MVNILIVYDSRTGNTEKTAFLVAEGVRKVNGVNCIVKRVDETNLDDLLNADGIIIGSPTYYGGMSAKIKDLIDKSVKIHGKLEGKVGAAFTTSGGTATGAETTLLSIINALLIHGMIVKGNPEDKHYGLAIVGAPESDEDKNLCREFGFKFANLVMKISKS; this is encoded by the coding sequence ATGGTGAATATACTTATAGTCTATGATTCAAGAACCGGAAACACGGAGAAGACCGCTTTTCTTGTGGCTGAAGGTGTTAGGAAAGTTAATGGTGTGAACTGCATAGTTAAAAGGGTTGACGAGACGAATCTAGATGATCTCTTAAACGCTGACGGAATAATTATTGGGTCGCCAACATATTATGGTGGAATGAGCGCGAAAATAAAAGATCTAATTGATAAAAGTGTTAAAATTCATGGTAAGCTTGAGGGGAAAGTTGGCGCTGCATTCACCACGTCGGGTGGAACTGCGACTGGGGCTGAGACAACATTACTGTCTATAATTAACGCCCTACTAATCCATGGCATGATAGTCAAGGGGAATCCGGAAGACAAACATTATGGACTCGCCATCGTCGGCGCTCCAGAAAGCGACGAGGATAAAAATCTCTGTAGAGAATTCGGATTTAAATTCGCAAATCTTGTGATGAAAATCTCAAAATCTTGA
- a CDS encoding archease yields the protein MPANCRKERFEFLEHTADVYIAAYGKNLYEAFENAALAMFETMTDTKDVKCEIEESVEVEGEDKQSLLYNWLEDLLVRFEVENMLYSRFNIIKIEKTDGGFRLSAKICGEPFNPERHKQKVGIKAVTYHRMEIIEDPKEVTVRFILDI from the coding sequence ATGCCCGCGAATTGTAGGAAAGAACGGTTCGAGTTCCTAGAGCATACAGCCGATGTCTATATAGCTGCCTATGGCAAAAATTTATATGAAGCTTTTGAAAATGCGGCTTTAGCCATGTTTGAAACGATGACGGATACCAAGGATGTTAAATGCGAAATTGAGGAGAGCGTTGAGGTTGAGGGGGAGGATAAGCAATCTCTACTATATAATTGGCTTGAAGATCTGCTTGTAAGATTTGAGGTTGAAAATATGCTCTATTCAAGGTTCAACATAATTAAGATAGAGAAAACTGATGGTGGATTTAGGCTGAGCGCTAAAATTTGCGGCGAACCATTCAACCCCGAGAGACATAAGCAGAAGGTCGGAATAAAGGCGGTAACATATCACCGCATGGAAATTATAGAGGATCCTAAGGAGGTAACCGTAAGGTTTATACTCGACATATAA
- a CDS encoding uroporphyrinogen decarboxylase family protein — MEFLNHTEFIAKISGLNPLEKPREAQSLAFAKLDLDMTWFTYTPLEDFIAKRYKSIEVRKDSWSQAYPTEWRKTIEVKSINEVLDFDPFSEWNIPSQEDLAEHFREVHREYQSTYRSQLVPGGTYHTCLMWLIKMFGLNYVVKAAYMDPKGFEKLLGRFGNLSLLEAKAWSQTDIKAFISHDDICSTRGPFFPMNWMRRYIFPWYNRVWSELKSKGIVVLFCTDGDMTPIMDDISEAGADGFIIEECSNLSLIAEKYGNDKVIVGGVDIGRLTYGTVSDVVIEVKRCLKIAGSYPGYFINVSGSIPDNVPLTNLEAYFKAVKKYGRKTSHGGRG; from the coding sequence GTGGAGTTTCTTAATCATACTGAGTTTATAGCCAAGATCTCCGGCTTAAATCCGCTTGAAAAGCCGAGAGAGGCGCAGAGCCTAGCTTTCGCTAAGCTAGATTTAGACATGACATGGTTTACGTACACTCCTCTAGAGGATTTCATCGCTAAAAGATATAAGAGCATTGAGGTAAGAAAAGACTCTTGGTCCCAAGCTTATCCAACAGAATGGAGAAAAACAATAGAGGTAAAATCTATTAACGAGGTTTTAGATTTCGATCCATTCAGCGAGTGGAATATACCGTCGCAAGAGGATCTTGCGGAGCATTTTAGAGAGGTTCACAGAGAGTATCAGTCAACCTATAGAAGTCAACTTGTTCCAGGAGGAACATACCATACTTGCTTAATGTGGCTCATTAAAATGTTTGGCTTAAACTACGTGGTTAAGGCCGCGTACATGGATCCGAAAGGCTTTGAGAAACTTTTAGGGAGGTTTGGCAATCTGTCGCTGCTTGAAGCGAAAGCATGGTCTCAGACTGATATAAAGGCTTTTATAAGCCACGATGATATCTGCTCAACACGCGGCCCATTCTTTCCTATGAATTGGATGCGCAGATACATTTTTCCATGGTATAATCGTGTTTGGAGTGAGTTAAAATCGAAGGGGATAGTTGTTCTCTTCTGTACCGATGGAGATATGACGCCCATAATGGACGATATATCTGAAGCGGGGGCAGACGGATTTATAATTGAGGAGTGCTCCAACCTAAGCCTTATAGCCGAAAAATATGGAAACGATAAAGTTATAGTGGGCGGCGTAGACATAGGCAGACTAACGTATGGCACAGTGAGCGATGTCGTCATTGAGGTTAAAAGATGCCTTAAGATTGCAGGCTCATATCCGGGATACTTCATAAATGTCTCAGGCTCAATCCCAGATAACGTGCCTTTAACAAACCTTGAAGCATATTTTAAGGCAGTTAAAAAATATGGTCGAAAAACGTCCCATGGGGGAAGAGGTTAA
- the trxB gene encoding thioredoxin-disulfide reductase produces MEEWDLVIIGAGPAGLTAGIYAARSGLKTLILEEKQAGGSLLIIPWIENYPGFPEGISGEDLARRMVSQCLKHGVQIHEFESAVKLKVEDRGRKIVKTDKAEYLARAVVIASGSKHKKLGVPGEEEFEGRGVSYCALCDGAFFKGLRVLVVGGGNTAVASAIYLSKIAAKVYLAHRRGELRAEKIYFNDLVKSGVEILWNTEVKKIDGDARVRSVTLFNNKSGEESELAVDGVFICVGESPNSGIAVASGIKVDEQGYIIVGFNQETSISGVYAAGDITACPVKQIGTAVGQAIIAATEAYVYVSKPYYAREHVV; encoded by the coding sequence ATGGAAGAATGGGATCTAGTAATAATTGGCGCAGGGCCAGCTGGTTTAACAGCCGGCATTTATGCCGCCAGAAGCGGCCTTAAAACCCTAATTTTAGAGGAAAAACAGGCTGGAGGCTCCCTTCTAATAATACCCTGGATAGAAAATTATCCGGGTTTCCCTGAGGGCATTAGCGGTGAGGATCTTGCTAGAAGAATGGTTAGTCAGTGCTTGAAGCACGGCGTTCAGATACATGAGTTTGAGAGCGCTGTTAAGCTGAAGGTTGAAGATCGCGGAAGGAAGATCGTTAAAACCGATAAAGCCGAGTATCTTGCTAGAGCAGTTGTAATCGCTTCCGGGTCGAAGCATAAAAAATTAGGTGTCCCTGGGGAAGAGGAGTTTGAGGGGAGAGGTGTAAGTTATTGTGCCCTATGCGATGGCGCGTTCTTTAAGGGCTTAAGGGTTCTCGTTGTTGGTGGCGGAAATACTGCTGTCGCATCAGCCATATATTTATCCAAGATTGCAGCGAAGGTTTATTTAGCTCACAGGAGAGGGGAGCTAAGAGCCGAGAAAATTTATTTTAATGATCTCGTTAAGAGTGGGGTTGAAATATTATGGAACACTGAAGTTAAAAAGATTGATGGGGATGCTAGAGTCAGGAGCGTAACCCTCTTCAACAACAAGAGCGGTGAGGAAAGCGAGCTAGCGGTTGACGGCGTCTTCATATGTGTTGGTGAAAGCCCGAATAGCGGGATTGCAGTAGCGTCTGGAATAAAGGTCGATGAGCAAGGCTATATAATTGTGGGCTTCAACCAAGAAACTAGTATCTCAGGGGTTTACGCCGCGGGGGACATAACAGCGTGCCCAGTAAAACAGATTGGAACCGCTGTAGGACAAGCGATAATTGCGGCTACCGAGGCATATGTGTACGTGAGTAAACCATACTATGCTAGAGAGCATGTAGTTTAA